A genomic segment from Nitratiruptor sp. YY08-10 encodes:
- the rlmB gene encoding 23S rRNA (guanosine(2251)-2'-O)-methyltransferase RlmB: protein MIVYGKQIFHYILDHHPDIVRRILLNKNVDAGIWKKLQRLGIKIERIDNKKAQALAKGGNHQGFLLEIEDFVFTPFEDLKSYKFLVLLYNVTDVGNIGSIIRSAYALGADGLVISGLRDLKMEGVVRRSSGAALDLPIALQFNLHEVIKELQDRSFLVYAADMEGTDVRNKKFHGKRAILLGSEGEGIPKKAVQKCDETLKIVMKREFDSLNVAAAAAIFIDRMRDE, encoded by the coding sequence ATGATAGTCTATGGTAAGCAGATATTTCATTATATTCTCGATCATCATCCAGATATCGTTCGGCGGATATTGCTGAATAAGAATGTAGATGCGGGTATTTGGAAAAAGCTTCAGCGATTGGGCATAAAGATAGAACGCATTGACAATAAAAAGGCACAGGCACTCGCAAAGGGTGGCAACCATCAAGGCTTTTTACTGGAAATTGAAGATTTTGTATTTACCCCTTTTGAGGATTTGAAAAGTTACAAATTTTTAGTTCTTTTATACAATGTAACGGATGTGGGAAATATAGGTTCCATTATAAGAAGTGCCTATGCATTGGGAGCCGACGGATTGGTGATCAGCGGTTTGAGAGATTTGAAGATGGAAGGAGTGGTTCGAAGAAGCAGCGGTGCGGCTCTTGATCTGCCCATCGCTTTACAATTCAATCTTCATGAAGTGATTAAAGAGCTTCAAGACAGAAGTTTTTTGGTTTATGCAGCCGATATGGAAGGCACAGATGTACGAAACAAGAAATTTCATGGCAAAAGAGCAATACTGCTTGGAAGCGAAGGAGAGGGTATTCCGAAAAAAGCGGTACAAAAATGCGATGAAACTTTGAAAATTGTAATGAAACGGGAGTTTGACTCTTTGAATGTGGCAGCTGCCGCAGCAATCTTTATCGACAGGATGAGAGATGAGTGA
- the rsmI gene encoding 16S rRNA (cytidine(1402)-2'-O)-methyltransferase, with translation MLTLVPTPIGNIEDITFRALRALKQAHIILCEDTRVTKKLLTLLSDRFGETFQAKLLSFHEHNQDAFLQKIDPAFFDQNIVYVSDAGMPGISDPGTSLVRYAQAQGIQYEVLPGSSAFVTAYVASGFEEKEFCFFAFLPHKGKAREEKLRDVLQSSKNAILYESPHRLVKLLEQIASIDPDRELFLAKELTKKYETFFKGSAKELSEKLSCESIKGEWVVVIQGSQQKSSALSLEINDIMALPLPKKEKAKLLSKISDKSIKEWYSILNNS, from the coding sequence GTGCTTACTCTCGTTCCTACTCCTATAGGAAACATAGAAGATATCACTTTTCGGGCTCTTCGGGCCCTTAAACAAGCCCACATCATTCTTTGCGAAGACACCAGAGTTACAAAAAAGCTTCTTACACTTTTATCTGACCGTTTTGGTGAAACATTTCAAGCAAAACTTCTCTCTTTCCACGAACACAATCAAGATGCATTTTTGCAAAAAATCGATCCAGCCTTTTTTGATCAAAATATTGTGTATGTCAGTGATGCAGGCATGCCAGGGATCAGTGATCCTGGCACCTCCCTTGTCCGATATGCGCAAGCCCAAGGAATACAATATGAAGTTTTGCCGGGTTCCAGTGCTTTTGTGACTGCCTATGTAGCCAGTGGATTTGAAGAAAAAGAGTTCTGTTTTTTTGCATTTTTACCCCATAAAGGAAAAGCGAGAGAAGAAAAACTGCGAGATGTTCTTCAATCTTCAAAGAATGCGATTTTGTATGAATCTCCTCACAGACTCGTAAAACTTTTAGAGCAAATCGCATCGATCGATCCAGATAGAGAACTCTTTTTGGCCAAAGAACTGACAAAAAAGTATGAAACATTTTTCAAAGGGAGTGCAAAAGAGTTGAGCGAAAAACTCTCTTGTGAATCAATCAAAGGAGAGTGGGTAGTTGTAATACAAGGCTCACAGCAAAAAAGCTCTGCATTATCGCTGGAAATAAACGATATTATGGCTTTGCCACTGCCAAAAAAAGAGAAAGCGAAACTTTTATCCAAAATAAGCGATAAAAGTATCAAAGAGTGGTACTCCATCCTTAATAATTCTTAA
- the rpmE gene encoding 50S ribosomal protein L31, whose protein sequence is MRKDIHPEYVECEVTCACGNHFVVMSNKPQLKIDICNKCHPFFTGSEKIVDTTGRVDKFKKKYNLK, encoded by the coding sequence ATGAGAAAAGATATCCATCCAGAATACGTTGAGTGCGAAGTGACATGTGCGTGTGGAAACCATTTTGTCGTAATGTCCAATAAACCGCAGCTAAAAATCGACATATGCAACAAGTGCCATCCGTTCTTTACCGGAAGTGAAAAAATCGTAGATACGACTGGACGAGTCGACAAGTTCAAGAAAAAATACAACCTCAAGTAG
- a CDS encoding type II secretion system protein, translating into MRRGGFTLIELIFVIVIIGILAAVAIPKYKNLKQNAEARSVVKTTIDAAESAASAYVNSKDLENTDVNLTDIVKLKGNGWTNNGNNEYDYTDPKNSQIVAKIILDPTNRNVTYEINCSKFDDTTTQTKCQDLLGGNSAVSETIEF; encoded by the coding sequence ATGAGAAGAGGCGGATTTACACTGATCGAATTGATCTTCGTGATCGTCATCATAGGGATATTGGCAGCAGTGGCCATACCAAAGTATAAAAACTTGAAGCAAAATGCTGAAGCTAGAAGTGTTGTAAAAACGACGATTGATGCTGCCGAGTCTGCGGCCAGTGCTTATGTTAATTCCAAAGACCTTGAAAACACTGATGTCAATCTGACGGATATTGTCAAATTAAAAGGAAATGGCTGGACAAATAATGGTAATAATGAATACGATTATACCGATCCTAAAAACAGTCAAATTGTAGCTAAAATTATTTTAGATCCAACCAACAGAAATGTTACATATGAGATCAACTGTTCAAAATTTGACGATACAACTACCCAAACAAAATGTCAAGATCTATTAGGTGGAAATTCAGCAGTTAGTGAAACTATAGAATTCTAA
- a CDS encoding prepilin-type N-terminal cleavage/methylation domain-containing protein, whose translation MRKAFTLIELIFVIVIIGILAAMAIPKFKGLTANSKIASELATASTIQSAIEDVHDEWVTNEGSFTWGNGRSSSELTSTGYPQKLGDCPNHPFNWILKNSSVVDSKWTCQDNGDGTYTYRGPASQSNSGVTENGAGKPDSNDCWEYNNTAGTFQLKEDCS comes from the coding sequence ATGCGTAAAGCCTTCACCCTTATAGAACTTATCTTCGTCATCGTCATCATAGGCATCCTTGCCGCGATGGCGATACCAAAATTCAAAGGTCTTACTGCAAACTCCAAGATTGCCAGCGAACTGGCTACAGCTTCTACGATACAAAGTGCCATCGAAGATGTGCATGATGAGTGGGTGACAAATGAAGGAAGCTTCACATGGGGAAATGGCAGAAGCTCCAGTGAACTTACGTCAACCGGATATCCACAAAAACTTGGTGATTGTCCTAACCATCCATTTAACTGGATTTTGAAAAACTCATCTGTTGTCGATAGCAAATGGACTTGCCAAGATAACGGCGATGGAACCTACACATATAGAGGTCCTGCATCACAAAGTAACAGCGGTGTTACTGAAAATGGGGCTGGAAAACCAGACAGTAATGACTGCTGGGAATACAATAACACAGCAGGAACGTTTCAGCTCAAAGAGGATTGCAGTTAA
- a CDS encoding type II secretion system F family protein yields MKYFKIRYKIGKKKDSIIIEAENRINAIEQFMQMQKGVMLEIKEIPESLWMKLKKWIQSHQSPIKNRPVNLERYIALLDQLAIMLDAGLPLNFSLEEIVKNEKDPMLKAIFTQILEDIESGMSLYASVERFKRQLGTLSLSLFRLGEETGTLSEQVAHLSKIYQEILDNRRKFRKATRYPIFIIVAMSIAFAIVTVMVIPQFEEFFKESGMQLPLPTRFLLWFEHSLIDFGPYILAGAVGISVFLGILYRKNYKAQLFMDKMLLKIMIIGKATLYAMVSRFIYIFKVLHDAGIPMIEAMDIALQIVENRFLQERMRRIAMAIEEGRSLYQGFMESGIFENMVVEMIKAGEVGGGLGKMLQKVNKIYKDRFDYIVDNIAVLIEPILIAAIAGFVLTLALGIFLPMWNLTEVAG; encoded by the coding sequence GTGAAATACTTCAAAATCAGATACAAAATAGGCAAGAAAAAAGACTCCATTATCATTGAGGCTGAAAATCGTATCAATGCGATTGAACAGTTCATGCAGATGCAAAAGGGAGTGATGCTGGAGATCAAAGAGATTCCAGAATCCCTGTGGATGAAGCTGAAAAAATGGATACAAAGCCATCAAAGTCCCATAAAAAACAGGCCGGTCAATTTGGAAAGGTATATCGCACTGCTTGATCAGTTGGCTATCATGCTCGATGCCGGTTTGCCTCTTAATTTTTCGTTGGAAGAAATTGTGAAAAATGAGAAAGATCCCATGCTTAAAGCCATTTTTACCCAAATCCTTGAAGATATCGAAAGTGGGATGAGTCTGTATGCTTCTGTAGAGCGTTTTAAAAGGCAGCTCGGTACCCTCTCTTTATCTCTGTTTCGGCTTGGGGAAGAGACGGGAACGCTTTCAGAACAGGTGGCGCATTTATCGAAGATATATCAAGAAATTTTAGATAATAGAAGAAAATTTCGAAAAGCGACCCGTTATCCTATTTTTATCATAGTAGCGATGTCCATAGCTTTTGCCATAGTTACTGTGATGGTTATCCCTCAGTTTGAGGAGTTTTTTAAAGAGTCCGGCATGCAGTTGCCGCTGCCGACCAGATTTTTACTATGGTTCGAACACTCTTTGATCGATTTTGGTCCCTATATCTTGGCAGGAGCCGTGGGAATCTCTGTGTTTTTGGGTATTTTGTATAGGAAAAATTATAAAGCGCAGCTTTTTATGGATAAAATGCTACTTAAAATCATGATAATCGGTAAAGCAACACTCTATGCAATGGTAAGCAGATTTATCTATATCTTTAAAGTACTGCACGATGCGGGAATTCCTATGATTGAAGCGATGGATATTGCGCTTCAGATTGTAGAGAACAGATTTTTGCAAGAGAGAATGCGAAGAATCGCCATGGCAATAGAAGAGGGACGGAGTCTGTATCAAGGTTTTATGGAGTCCGGGATTTTTGAAAATATGGTTGTAGAGATGATCAAAGCCGGAGAGGTTGGCGGTGGACTTGGTAAGATGCTGCAAAAGGTCAATAAGATATATAAAGATAGATTTGATTACATCGTCGATAATATCGCGGTTTTGATAGAGCCTATATTGATTGCGGCAATTGCTGGGTTTGTTTTGACGTTGGCACTCGGTATATTTTTACCGATGTGGAATCTAACTGAGGTGGCCGGATAA